One region of Chrysemys picta bellii isolate R12L10 chromosome 21, ASM1138683v2, whole genome shotgun sequence genomic DNA includes:
- the LOC101942371 gene encoding trypsin-3-like isoform X2, whose amino-acid sequence MNYLARSLLLSLQFFSLIDGQNSLQRIIGGYIVAPHSSKYLVSLKRKTGFHFCGGSLVSRSWVLTAAHCKTEINQMMIVAGEYSLSTFEGTEQIFRPSRMVVHPDYSSASKNADIMLIKQGAVVREGRFCQVSGWGYTTPMGGMASDTLRSVRLPIISSGKCNSTASYAGYITKNMICAGFNTGGKDACQGDSGGPLVCEGRVFGIVSWGNSCASPRYPGVYTAVANFQKWIYKTIFRRQ is encoded by the exons ATGGCCAGAACAGCCTCCAGCGCATCATCGGGGGTTACATAGTGGCGCCACATTCCTCCAAGTACCTGGTGTCCCTGAAGAGGAAGACGGGCTTCCATTTCTGTGGCGGGTCGCTGGTCAGCCGAAGCTGGGTCCTGACGGCTGCTCACTGCAAAACTGA AATTAACCAGATGATGATTGTCGCTGGGGAATATTCTCTCTCCACTTTTGAAGGCACAGAGCAGATCTTCCGGCCCTCTCGGATGGTGGTTCATCCGGACTACAGCTCCGCTTCCAAAAATGCAGACATCATGCTGATTAAG CAAGGAGCGGTGGTGAGGGAAGGCCGCTTCTGCCAAGTCTCTGGCTGGGGTTACACCACTCCCATGGGTGGAATGGCTTCGGACACCCTACGCAGCGTGCGCCTGCCTATCATCTCTTCTGGGAAGTGTAACAGCACAGCCTCCTATGCGGGATACATCACCAAGAACATGATCTGTGCCGGGTTCAACACAGGGGGCAAAGATGCCTGCCAG GGGGACTCTGGCGGGCCATTGGTGTGCGAGGGCCGAGTGTTTGGGATTGTGTCCTGGGGGAACAGCTGTGCTAGTCCCAGGTACCCAGGTGTTTACACCGCAGTAGCCAACTTTCAGAAATGGATTTACAAAACCATCTTTAGGCGCCAATAG
- the LOC101942371 gene encoding trypsin-3-like isoform X1: protein MNYLARSLLLSLQFFSLIDGQNSLQRIIGGYIVAPHSSKYLVSLKRKTGFHFCGGSLVSRSWVLTAAHCKTEINQMMIVAGEYSLSTFEGTEQIFRPSRMVVHPDYSSASKNADIMLIKLNRPLVHNAFVSIVPLPQQGAVVREGRFCQVSGWGYTTPMGGMASDTLRSVRLPIISSGKCNSTASYAGYITKNMICAGFNTGGKDACQGDSGGPLVCEGRVFGIVSWGNSCASPRYPGVYTAVANFQKWIYKTIFRRQ, encoded by the exons ATGGCCAGAACAGCCTCCAGCGCATCATCGGGGGTTACATAGTGGCGCCACATTCCTCCAAGTACCTGGTGTCCCTGAAGAGGAAGACGGGCTTCCATTTCTGTGGCGGGTCGCTGGTCAGCCGAAGCTGGGTCCTGACGGCTGCTCACTGCAAAACTGA AATTAACCAGATGATGATTGTCGCTGGGGAATATTCTCTCTCCACTTTTGAAGGCACAGAGCAGATCTTCCGGCCCTCTCGGATGGTGGTTCATCCGGACTACAGCTCCGCTTCCAAAAATGCAGACATCATGCTGATTAAG CTGAACAGGCCGCTGGTGCATAACGCTTTTGTTTCCATTGTGCCACTCCCCCAGCAAGGAGCGGTGGTGAGGGAAGGCCGCTTCTGCCAAGTCTCTGGCTGGGGTTACACCACTCCCATGGGTGGAATGGCTTCGGACACCCTACGCAGCGTGCGCCTGCCTATCATCTCTTCTGGGAAGTGTAACAGCACAGCCTCCTATGCGGGATACATCACCAAGAACATGATCTGTGCCGGGTTCAACACAGGGGGCAAAGATGCCTGCCAG GGGGACTCTGGCGGGCCATTGGTGTGCGAGGGCCGAGTGTTTGGGATTGTGTCCTGGGGGAACAGCTGTGCTAGTCCCAGGTACCCAGGTGTTTACACCGCAGTAGCCAACTTTCAGAAATGGATTTACAAAACCATCTTTAGGCGCCAATAG